The following proteins come from a genomic window of Miscanthus floridulus cultivar M001 chromosome 2, ASM1932011v1, whole genome shotgun sequence:
- the LOC136514241 gene encoding uncharacterized protein, which translates to MWMATQKLLHYFFEHEVMVATSFSLGDIVRNHDAMGWISKWALKLMGQDIMYIPCTAIKSQALMDFITKWTKVELLTLDVTHEYWTMHFDGSVMVPDSRDGVVLISEDGSRLPYTTCLQFLASNNAMEYKALINGLRIAIELGAMWLYIHSDSELVVDQVMMESSCKNPHMAAYC; encoded by the coding sequence ATGTGgatggcgacccagaagctcctacactacttcttTGAGCATGAAGTCATGGTCGCCACTTCATTCTCGCtgggagacatcgtccgcaaccacgatgccatgggatggatctccaagtgggcacttaaACTAATGGGTCAGGACATCATGTATATCCcctgcaccgctattaagtctcaggctctcatggactTTATCACCAAATGGACGAAGGTCGAGCTCCTGACCctagatgtcacccatgagtactggacaatgcaCTTCGATGGGTCAGTGATGGTGCCCGACTCGAGGGATGGTGTGGTTCTGATCTCCGAggatgggagcaggctccccTACACGACTTGTCTTCAATTTTTGGCATCAAACAATGCCATGgaatacaaggccctcatcaatgggctacgaatcgccatcgagctcggtgctatgtGGCTATACATCCACagtgactcggagttggtcgttgaccaagtcatgatggagtcctcttgcaaaaacccccacatggcagcatactgctag
- the LOC136537641 gene encoding 4-hydroxyphenylacetaldehyde oxime monooxygenase-like isoform X2, with the protein MAVQVIVQGSSSSSPQQWHLTVVMTVLVPLLLLLLARKRRAGKSWSSKKGRCVLLHLPPGPPRLPILGNLHQLGALPHQSLRELARRHGPVMLLRLGSVPTLVVSSAEVAREVMKARDADCCSRPDTPGARRLSYDHKDVAFSPYGDYWREMRKLFVVEFLSARRVRAADYAREAEVDKLIGRLSSASGKAVQLEDHIFGFMDGVIGTVAFGNIYGTEQFAHKKHFHDVLDEAMSAKAGFSTEDYYPNAAGRLVDRLTGAAARRERVFRDLDAFFDTIIDQHLVDPSSRATTPGGHGPDLIDVFVDLMEERRQRQAGSHHFTRDHIKGLLSRGHELGDHGVGDGGADPEAGDAEEGAGGGPDRGGRRRQGEGAPRRRVQAQVPEGGGEGDAAAAPGGAAAAAEGDAAAREHLRVRRAGKDEGAGERVGHRQGPPQLGGQARGVRPGQVRRGRGLQRHALRARPLRRRPPDVPWHGHGRGHHGVHARKPALLLRLGAPGGGAGGGREHGRGRRAHRPQENAAPACPDKIQVCVTHCL; encoded by the exons ATGGCGGTGCAGGTCATCGTacaaggcagcagcagcagctcgccTCAGCAATGGCACCTCACTGTCGTCATGACGGTTCTCGTCCCTCTGCTCTTGCTCCTCcttgcaagaaaaagaagagcagGAAAGAGCTGGAGCAGCAAGAAAGGGCGGTGCGTCCTCCTTCACCTGCCGCCGGGCCCGCCGAGGCTGCCGATCCTGGGCAACCTGCACCAGCTGGGCGCGCTGCCGCACCAGAGCCTGCGCGAGCTGGCGCGCCGCCACGGGCCCGTCATGCTTTTGCGCCTGGGCAGCGTGCCCACGCTGGTGGTGTCGTCGGCCGAGGTGGCGCGGGAGGTGATGAAGGCGCGCGACGCCGACTGCTGCAGCCGCCCCGACACGCCGGGGGCCCGGCGCCTGTCGTACGACCACAAGGACGTCGCCTTCAGTCCCTACGGAGACTACTGGCGCGAGATGCGCAAGCTCTTCGTCGTCGAGTTCCTCAGCGCGCGCCGCGTTCGCGCCGCCGACTATGCCAGGGAGGCCGAG GTAGACAAGCTGATCGGCAGGTTGAGCAGCGCCAGTGGCAAGGCGGTGCAGCTGGAGGACCACATCTTCGGGTTCATGGACGGCGTCATCGGCACGGTGGCGTTCGGGAACATCTACGGCACGGAGCAGTTCGCGCACAAGAAGCACTTCCACGACGTGCTGGACGAGGCCATGAGCGCCAAGGCCGGCTTCTCCACCGAGGACTACTACCCGAACGCCGCCGGCCGCCTCGTGGACCGCCTCACCGGCGCCGCCGCGCGACGCGAGAGGGTGTTCAGGGACCTCGACGCCTTCTTTGATACCATCATCGACCAGCACCTGGTGGACCCGTCGTCCCGCGCCACGACGCCCGGCGGCCACGGCCCCGACCTCATCGACGTCTTCGTCGACCTCAtggaggagcgccgccagcgaCAGGCCGGCTCCCACCACTTCACTAGAGACCACATCAAAGGGCTGCTCTCG CGTGGACACGAGCTCGGTGACCATGGTGTGGGCGATGGCGGAGCTGATCCGGAGGCCGGAGATGCTGAGGAAGGCGCAGGAGGAGGTCCGGACCGTGGTGGACGGCGGCGGCAGGGAGAGGGTGCACCCCGACGACGTGTCCAAGCTCAGGTACCTGAAGGCGGTGGTGAAGGAGACGCTGCGGCTGCACCCGGCggtgccgctgctgctgccgaggGAGACGCTGCGGCACGTGAGCATCTGCGGGTACGACGTGCCGGCAAGGACGAGGGTGCTGGTGAACGCGTGGGCCATCGGCAGGGACCCCCGCAACTGGGGGGACAGGCCCGAGGAGTTCGACCCGGACAGGTTCGACGGGGACGTGGACTTCAACGGCACGCACTTCGAGCTCGTCCCCTTCGGCGCCGGCCGCCGGATGTGCCCTGGCATGGCCATGGGCGTGGCCACCATGGAGTTCACGCTCGCAAACCTGCTCTACTGCTTCGACTGGGAGCTCCCGGAGGGGGTGCGGGTGGAGGACGTGAGCATGGAAGAGGCCGGAGG
- the LOC136537641 gene encoding 4-hydroxyphenylacetaldehyde oxime monooxygenase-like isoform X1, whose amino-acid sequence MAVQVIVQGSSSSSPQQWHLTVVMTVLVPLLLLLLARKRRAGKSWSSKKGRCVLLHLPPGPPRLPILGNLHQLGALPHQSLRELARRHGPVMLLRLGSVPTLVVSSAEVAREVMKARDADCCSRPDTPGARRLSYDHKDVAFSPYGDYWREMRKLFVVEFLSARRVRAADYAREAEVDKLIGRLSSASGKAVQLEDHIFGFMDGVIGTVAFGNIYGTEQFAHKKHFHDVLDEAMSAKAGFSTEDYYPNAAGRLVDRLTGAAARRERVFRDLDAFFDTIIDQHLVDPSSRATTPGGHGPDLIDVFVDLMEERRQRQAGSHHFTRDHIKGLLSNVFTASVDTSSVTMVWAMAELIRRPEMLRKAQEEVRTVVDGGGRERVHPDDVSKLRYLKAVVKETLRLHPAVPLLLPRETLRHVSICGYDVPARTRVLVNAWAIGRDPRNWGDRPEEFDPDRFDGDVDFNGTHFELVPFGAGRRMCPGMAMGVATMEFTLANLLYCFDWELPEGVRVEDVSMEEAGGLTVHKKTPLLLVPTRYKCASHTVCSSQCLATAS is encoded by the exons ATGGCGGTGCAGGTCATCGTacaaggcagcagcagcagctcgccTCAGCAATGGCACCTCACTGTCGTCATGACGGTTCTCGTCCCTCTGCTCTTGCTCCTCcttgcaagaaaaagaagagcagGAAAGAGCTGGAGCAGCAAGAAAGGGCGGTGCGTCCTCCTTCACCTGCCGCCGGGCCCGCCGAGGCTGCCGATCCTGGGCAACCTGCACCAGCTGGGCGCGCTGCCGCACCAGAGCCTGCGCGAGCTGGCGCGCCGCCACGGGCCCGTCATGCTTTTGCGCCTGGGCAGCGTGCCCACGCTGGTGGTGTCGTCGGCCGAGGTGGCGCGGGAGGTGATGAAGGCGCGCGACGCCGACTGCTGCAGCCGCCCCGACACGCCGGGGGCCCGGCGCCTGTCGTACGACCACAAGGACGTCGCCTTCAGTCCCTACGGAGACTACTGGCGCGAGATGCGCAAGCTCTTCGTCGTCGAGTTCCTCAGCGCGCGCCGCGTTCGCGCCGCCGACTATGCCAGGGAGGCCGAG GTAGACAAGCTGATCGGCAGGTTGAGCAGCGCCAGTGGCAAGGCGGTGCAGCTGGAGGACCACATCTTCGGGTTCATGGACGGCGTCATCGGCACGGTGGCGTTCGGGAACATCTACGGCACGGAGCAGTTCGCGCACAAGAAGCACTTCCACGACGTGCTGGACGAGGCCATGAGCGCCAAGGCCGGCTTCTCCACCGAGGACTACTACCCGAACGCCGCCGGCCGCCTCGTGGACCGCCTCACCGGCGCCGCCGCGCGACGCGAGAGGGTGTTCAGGGACCTCGACGCCTTCTTTGATACCATCATCGACCAGCACCTGGTGGACCCGTCGTCCCGCGCCACGACGCCCGGCGGCCACGGCCCCGACCTCATCGACGTCTTCGTCGACCTCAtggaggagcgccgccagcgaCAGGCCGGCTCCCACCACTTCACTAGAGACCACATCAAAGGGCTGCTCTCG AACGTGTTCACCGCTAGCGTGGACACGAGCTCGGTGACCATGGTGTGGGCGATGGCGGAGCTGATCCGGAGGCCGGAGATGCTGAGGAAGGCGCAGGAGGAGGTCCGGACCGTGGTGGACGGCGGCGGCAGGGAGAGGGTGCACCCCGACGACGTGTCCAAGCTCAGGTACCTGAAGGCGGTGGTGAAGGAGACGCTGCGGCTGCACCCGGCggtgccgctgctgctgccgaggGAGACGCTGCGGCACGTGAGCATCTGCGGGTACGACGTGCCGGCAAGGACGAGGGTGCTGGTGAACGCGTGGGCCATCGGCAGGGACCCCCGCAACTGGGGGGACAGGCCCGAGGAGTTCGACCCGGACAGGTTCGACGGGGACGTGGACTTCAACGGCACGCACTTCGAGCTCGTCCCCTTCGGCGCCGGCCGCCGGATGTGCCCTGGCATGGCCATGGGCGTGGCCACCATGGAGTTCACGCTCGCAAACCTGCTCTACTGCTTCGACTGGGAGCTCCCGGAGGGGGTGCGGGTGGAGGACGTGAGCATGGAAGAGGCCGGAGG